The nucleotide sequence CGTGCGCGAGTATCCGAACCCGAGACCGACGCTCGTATACAACTCGTAAAATGACAATGAGGGAGGTGAAGCCTCCTGGGCCCTGACGTCCGGGAGGCTTCGGCTTCCCACAGGACCCGGGGGAAAGTAGGTGTCGCACTATCTGCACTGCATTCTCGTCGAGGTAGAGAGCTGCCTTCCAAAGAATGCCTCGATCTCTGACTATACCCAAGAAAGGTTGGAAGCCCTTCTGCGAGCAGAGGCAATGAACGCCACGGCACTTTATCAGGGGGAAGTCTTTGACGGACGCACCGAAGAGTCTGCCGGGAGATGGCGTGACGAATTTCCCGGCCGAGGTGTTGTCATGGGGTGCAAGGAACCTGAACGGTTTCTCAAGTTGCTAGAAGAGTATTCCAGATTGCCCCTTGAGAAGGCGCTCGAGGCTATCCGCTTGGCCAGGGGCACAGAGTGGTCCTGGCGCACGATGGAGCAAGTCCGGGCCGGAGGCTATGTGGTGTCACCCGACCCGGCGAACGGCACGGATGGCCTGTACTGGTCTGCGCGCCCAGCTGGCCCTTTGACCGTCGACGAAGACTTCATCAAGAAGGTATGGGACGGACGGATTCCAGGTTATCCCGTCGCGTACAACCTCAAGAAAGCCCTGGATCTCGCGGATGGGCAGTACAGAACCGACTCCTGTTTCTTCAGTGTGCCTGACGAAGACGCCAAGGCTTCAGCTGAGACCCTGGATGCGGCGCGCAAAAACCCCCAGGCTTATGCCCTCGTGTTCTGCGACTACTATAGGTGATCCGCGGAGGTCGAAGACCGTGAGCGAACAAAGCGAACAAGCGGTGATCCTGGGGAAAGCGGTGTTTCTTGGCTGCCCGGTATGCGGGCAGCCAGCCTACTCCATCTTTGTCTTCGAGTTCGACGATGAATCGGGCAGGGAGGAGAGTCGCCGCAAGATGGAGGACCTCTTGTGCGGGAAGACTCAGATGCAGTGTCCGTGCTGTGGCGCCCCATTGCTCCCCTGCGGGGAGACAAACTGTGTACGCCTCAACGGCTAGAGGGGGGTCTTCTGTGAACATGCCCGTTCTCGGGGCCATAGAAAGCAAGCGCAGTGGAGGGAACTCGTACTGCTTTGGGATACCCGCCGAGCTGAAAGAGGCTTACGGTGCATCCCCTAAGAGCTTGAACGTCATCTTCCCGTCGGCCGACGAACGTGTAGTCTTCGGCTCAAGGGTTGATACGGACCCTGAGGGCAACTGGATCTCAGACCACTATGTGGCAGTGATCATCCCCGAGGTTAAAGACATTGGGGTTTATCACGTTGCCCTCGACGAGGAAGATGTCACTCCAATGATGCAGAAGCTCGAATTCTTGAAGGCCGCGTGCGGCGATATCGCGTTCAGGAACCTCGGGCTGCGACTGGTCGCTATGCCGCATGAGAAGCGCGGATCGGTTGTTCTTAAGCCAAGCGGCTGCTTTGAGGACATCCTTGTTCTCGCAAAATCCCCGGATTTGCGCGCCAAGATCGCGGCCAATCCGAACGCCTCTGACCCAGAAGGGAAACCACGAGAGAGGGCTCTCGATACTCCCAGCGGGCACGACCATGCGGCCCGAGTGCTTGTGATGACGCCGCCACCCGATGGCAATGAACTGGTCTTCGAGGCTCTCGCGCCCTGCGAGCTCGAAGAGCAGGCGGGAAAGTCTTACGCCGCCATCCGGGCCAGAGCCCTGTCGGGCCCCGACGAGGGAAAAGAGTTCTTTGTCTGGGCGAAACCAACCGACGCGCGCTCTGTGAGCGTCATGGCTTGCCTGAACGTTGGCTCGAGGTTCACCGCCCAGGTGGTTGACAAGAAGGACACCGGCTTATTGGTCGAGCGCGTCGCGGAGATGACTGCAAGGGCCGGGGTGAGAGCGTGAAATTCCCGTTCGCGATAGATGGGAGCCTTGCCGAGGCTTTCCCATTCGAGTTGCCTGAAGGTCAAGCGACCGTGTGGTCGTACAGCCGGCTTGAGAAGTTCGAGCAATGCCCCTATCGATACTGGCTCACCTACGAACAGAAGCCGCGTATCGCGGAGCTTGACGCGGAGGCTCCCCAAGAAGGCAAGGCCGTTCACGATGTGATACATGGCGTCCTTACAAAAAAGGGGGACGTGAAAAGCCTGGCGGAACATGCGGTCCGCCAGAGTTCGCTCCTCGACGAAGAGGACGCGGATGATGTCGCCGAAATGGCCCGGGCCTTCCTTGATAGGTTCTCTCCCAGCGGACAGGTGTTGTCCGAACAGCACTATGAGGCGAAGGTGGATGGGATCTGGGTGCAGGCTTACGTGGACCTCCTCGAAAACATGCCACATGCCGTGAGGGTCACGGACTTCAAGACGGACCGGGAGAAGTGGAAGCCGAGCGAACGAATGCAGCTGCCGCTCTATGCCGTTGTCGCACACGAGCTCTTCAAGAAACCCGTTGTGATACGGAACTGGTTTCTCAGATTCAAGAGAAACCCCGCCCTTGAAGAAGAGGCGGCTCCGGAGATGATTGTCGGAGCGAAGACCTGGCTCAAGAACACAGTCGCCGCAATCGAGGCCGCCCGGGTCCTGGGCGAGGAAGCGTTCTGCACAAGGACTGGCAGCCACTGCAAATCCTGCGGTGCGGGACTCGCCTGTGTCGGGTTCAAGCAGCACTACGCTCACACCGGCGACGATGCTGCGGCCCTTGCGTCAGCGGTGTTGCGGCTCGAAGCCGCGAAGAACATCGCCATGGCGATGCTGAAGAAATGGGTCAACACCAACGGGTACGTCCGTGTGGCTGACGAATACTTCGGCTACTACTTGAATGATTCCGTCAAGGTGGATGACATCCAAAAGTTCGTCAAGGTCCTCGAGGGGGCGGGCGCCAAGCCCTGGAAGTACCTCTCGGTCCTCGGTTCAAAACTCAAAACGGACTATGATACCCTGAAGCCACTTCTCGATGGCATCGCATCTCCTCAGAAAAAGGCAATCTTCACTCACAAGAACAGCCTGCCCACAGGGAAAGGCGAAACCCAGGGGCCAACTGAAATGGCGAGTTGACGGGTCGTCGGAAGGGGGATCCCGCATGCCCAGAACGGAGGAACGATTCGCCGCCGTATTCGCCAGCCTGGCCGGCTGCAGGATCGGTCCAGTCAAGAGACTGGTGGCGAAGACAATTGAGGAACTGAATGTATCCCATCTCGTCTCGTATGACTCGTTCAAGGACACCATCACGGGTGACCCTGGAGCAATCGAGGCGGTATGGGAGAGGATGAAGACGGCTGACAAGAGACGGGCGCTCGCGCATCCGCGGGTGGCATAGTGGACAGAGCCGCTTCAAAAAGTAAAGGCCCTTCCGCAGTGCGATTACTCGCCGGCGTAGCGGTGAAACGCACGGTGAAGGCCCTAATACGCAAAGAAACGTGGGCTAGGGCGTATCATGCGTGGAGGCTGGTCGCCAACACGGCCATTCAGCGCACGCGGAGGTCTTAGCCTGAGCGGGGGATGACCTCCCTCGCCGCACTCATTACTTGAGAGATGCTGCAAATCCGCGCGTGTCAAGACGCGGTTTTTTATTTGACGCTGCTTAGCGTTCGATTCTGGCCCGGCATGATCGGGCCGGACGCGATCACGCCACAGTAGCCCGGACGGCGCACGGCTGGGCATCTTCAATTTCAAGCGGCTATCTGGGGGAGAGAGGAACGACTCAACAATCACATGAGCGCAGATGGGAATCCACCGAGATTGGCGCCGTATAAACCGGCAAGTCCACCGCCATCGTGGTCAACAGGACCAGTAACGGCGGAGGGGAGACCTCCATTGACGTCAGGACGAAGGTCTTCGACAAAGAGAAGCGCCAGTGATACATGACGCCGAAGGGGGGGTGTTCATGTCCTCAGAGGTATTCAAGCAAGTGAAAACGATCCTGGACGGGATCGAAGTGTGACGGCGCTTCCGTCCACCCGCAAGTCTTCGACATCCCAGACCTCGGTTCACATCAGCCTCCAGTGCGGGGTTACG is from Bacillota bacterium and encodes:
- a CDS encoding PD-(D/E)XK nuclease family protein; its protein translation is MKFPFAIDGSLAEAFPFELPEGQATVWSYSRLEKFEQCPYRYWLTYEQKPRIAELDAEAPQEGKAVHDVIHGVLTKKGDVKSLAEHAVRQSSLLDEEDADDVAEMARAFLDRFSPSGQVLSEQHYEAKVDGIWVQAYVDLLENMPHAVRVTDFKTDREKWKPSERMQLPLYAVVAHELFKKPVVIRNWFLRFKRNPALEEEAAPEMIVGAKTWLKNTVAAIEAARVLGEEAFCTRTGSHCKSCGAGLACVGFKQHYAHTGDDAAALASAVLRLEAAKNIAMAMLKKWVNTNGYVRVADEYFGYYLNDSVKVDDIQKFVKVLEGAGAKPWKYLSVLGSKLKTDYDTLKPLLDGIASPQKKAIFTHKNSLPTGKGETQGPTEMAS